A genome region from Anopheles stephensi strain Indian chromosome 2, UCI_ANSTEP_V1.0, whole genome shotgun sequence includes the following:
- the LOC118505837 gene encoding uncharacterized protein LOC118505837, with protein MAGPIDTRKRSREEEQNEFMPLSKRINNLHLNNNQHSIAGGGVLPEQIAADHHHLLGATGSCAISIHHNNHPHHLLGVMAGSSSSSSNSSNSNASSNGSFRMPANSGSNSPASTISINGELLGDYCPVLSAEENPHYFTKNKILYELYVERMSRLQ; from the exons ATGGCAGGGCCAATAGACACGAG GAAACGTTCGCGCGAGGAAGAACAGAACGAATTCATGCCACTGTCGAAACGGATCAATAATCTGCAcctcaacaacaaccaacacaGTATTGCGGGAGGCGGAGTGCTGCCGGAGCAGATAGCGGccgaccatcatcatctgctgGGGGCGACAGGATCGTGTGCAATTAGCATCCATCACAACAACCATCCTCATCATCTGCTCGGGGTGATGGCTggcagcagctccagcagtagcaacagcagcaatagcAATGCGAGCAGCAACGGGTCATTCAGAATGCCTGCCAACAGTGGAAGCAATAGTCCTGCGTCGACCATCTCGATTAACGGCGAGCTGCTCGGCGATTACTGTCCGGTGCTGAGCGCAGAGGAAAATCCCCATTACTTCACCAAAAATAAGATTCTGTACGAGCTGTACGTCGAGCGGATGAGCCGGCTGCAGTGA
- the LOC118505836 gene encoding AP-1 complex subunit beta-1 isoform X2 → MTDSKYFTTTKKGEIFELKSELNNDKKEKKKEAVKKVIASMTVGKDVSALFPDVVNCMQTDNLELKKLVYLYLMNYAKSQPDMAIMAVNTFVKDCEDTNPLIRALAVRTMGCIRVDKITEYLCEPLRKCLKDEDPYVRKTAAVCVAKLYDISSSMVEDQGFLDQLKDLLSDSNPMVVANAVAALSEINEASASGQPLVEMNSATINKLLTALNECTEWGQVFILDSLANYTPKDEREAQSICERITPRLAHANAAVVLSAIKVLMKLLEILAGDGDFCSMLTKKLAPPLVTLLSSEPEVQYVALRNINLIVQKRPDILKHEMKVFFVKYNDPIYVKLEKLDIMIRLANQSNIAQVLSELKEYATEVDVDFVRKAVRAIGRCAIKVEPSAERCVSTLLDLIQTKVNYVVQEAIVVIKDIFRKYPNKYESIISTLCENLDTLDEPEARASMVWIIGEYAERIDNADELLDGFLEGFQDENAQVQLQLLTAVVKLFLKRPADTQELVQHILSLATQDSDNPDLRDRGFIYWRLLSTDPAAAKEVVLADKPLISEETDLLEPTLLDELICHISSLASVYHKPPTAFVEGRGAGVRKSLPNRSASAAGEESSAVPEATVIPNQESLIGDLLSMDIGAPAAPAAPVPASSNVDLLGGGLDILLGGGPAATNDTAPAATAAAGGSAAGGLLGDIFGIGPVSSTNMIQIPKITWLPADKGKGLEIQGTFSRRAGQVYMDMTFTNKAMQAMTGFAIQLNKNSFGLVPSAPLQVAPLQPSQSVDTSLPLGTTGPVQRMEPLNNLQVAIKNNVDIFYFACLVHGNVLFVEDGQLDKRVFLTTWKEIPAANEIQFNLHGIVGTADTVAAKMTANNIFTIAKRNVEGQDMLYQSLKLTNNIWVLLELKLSPGSSDATLSLKTRSVEVGAIIFAAYEQIIRSP, encoded by the exons GACTGTGAGGACACGAATCCGCTGATCCGTGCGTTGGCTGTGCGTACGATGGGCTGCATCCGAGTGGACAAGATCACGGAGTACCTGTGTGAGCCGCTGCGCAAGTGTCTGAAGGACGAAGATCCTTATGTACGCAAGACGGCCGCCGTGTGTGTGGCCAAGCTGTACGACATCTCCAGCTCGATG GTGGAAGATCAAGGGTTCCTGGACCAACTGAAGGATCTTCTGTCCGACTCGAacccgatggtggtggcgaaCGCCGTTGCCGCGCTGAgcgagattaacgaggcgagcGCAAGTGGACAGCCGCTGGTGGAGATGAATTCTGCCACCATCAACAAGCTGCTGACGGCACTGAACGAGTGTACCGAATGGGGGCAGGTGTTTATCCTCGATTCGCTGGCGAACTACACGCCCAAAGATGAACGGGAAGCCCAATCGATCTGTGAACGTATAACGCCTCGTTTGGCGCACGCCAACGCAGCTGTGGTGCTGAGTGCCATCAAGGTGCTGATGAAGCTGTTGGAGATACTAGCCGGCGATGGTGATTTCTGCTCCATGCTGACCAAAAAGCTCGCGCCGCCTTTGGTCACCCTGCTAAGCTCGGAGCCGGAGGTGCAGTACGTGGCGCTGCGCAACATCAATCTGATCGTGCAGAAGCGTCCGGACATTCTGAAGCACGAGATGAAGGTGTTCTTCGTGAAGTATAACGATCCGATCTACGTGAAGCTGGAGAAGCTAGACATTATGATTCGGCTGGCGAATCAAAGCAACATTGCGcaggttttgagcgaattgaAGGAGTACGCCACCGAGGTGGATGTGGATTTCGTGCGCAAGGCCGTCCGAGCGATTGGACGCTGTGCGATCAAGGTGGAACCGTCGGCGGAACGGTGCGTGTCTACGCTGCTGGATCTCATCCAGACAAAGGTGAACTACGTCGTCCAGGAAGCGATCGTGGTGATCAAGGACATCTTCCGCAAGTACCCGAACAAGTACGAGAGCATCATCAGTACGCTGTGCGAGAACCTGGACACGCTGGACGAACCGGAAGCACGTGCCTCGATGGTGTGGATCATCGGGGAGTATGCGGAGCGTATCGATAACGCCGATGAGCTGCTGGATGGCTTCCTGGAAGGTTTCCAGGACGAAAATGCCCAGGTACAGCTACAGCTGCTTACGGCGGTGGTGAAACTGTTCCTCAAGCGTCCGGCCGACACCCAAGAGCTCGTCCAGCACATTCTTTCCCTAGCCACGCAAGACTCGGACAACCCGGATCTGCGCGATCGTGGATTCATCTACTGGCGTTTGCTGTCGACGGATCCGGCTGCAGCCAAGGAGGTGGTGCTGGCCGATAAGCCGCTCATTTCGGAGGAGACCGATTTGCTGGAGCCCACGCTGCTGGATGAGCTGATTTGTCACATTAGTTCGTTGGCCAGCGTATACCACAAACCTCCGACGGCGTTCGTTGAGGGTCGAGGTGCTGGTGTTCGCAAATCGCTTCCGAACCGTTCTGCATCGGCTGCTGGCGAGGAAAGCTCCGCCGTCCCGGAGGCTACCGTCATTCCCAACCAGGAATCATTGATTGGTGATCTCCTCTCGATGGACATTGGTGCACCGGCTGCTCCAGCCGCTCCTGTTCCAGCAAGCAGTAATGTGGACCTTCTCGGCGGTGGGCTGGACATCCTGCTCGGTGGCGGGCCCGCTGCTACAAACGACACAGCACCAGCGGCTACCGCTGCGGCGGGTGGATCAGCTGCCGGTGGACTTCTCGGGGACATTTTTGGTATTGGCCCAGTGAGTAGCACAAACATGATCCAAATCCCGAAAATCACCTGGCTCCCAGCGGATAAGGGCAAAGGTCTCGAAATCCAGGGAACATTCTCACGCCGCGCCGGCCAAGTTTACATGGACATGACATTCACCAACAAAGCGATGCAGGCAATGACCGGGTTTGCCATTCAGCTCAACAAGAACAGCTTCGGATTGGTGCCGAGCGCTCCGCTGCAGGTCGCCCCGCTACAACCCTCCCAATCGGTCGACACGTCCCTTCCGCTGGGCACAACCGGTCCGGTGCAGCGTATGGAGCCGCTGAACAATCTCCAGGTGGCGATCAAAAACAACGTGGACATCTTCTACTTTGCCTGCCTCGTGCACGGAAACGTGCTGTTCGTGGAGGACGGACAGCTGGACAAGCGCGTGTTCCTTACCACCTGGAAGGAAATTCCGGCCGCGAACGAAATACAGTTCAATCTGCACGGTATTGTCGGTACGGCCGACACGGTAGCGGCAAAAATGACGGCCAATAACATCTTCACGATCGCCAAGCGTAACGTGGAGGGCCAGGACATGCTGTACCAATCGCTGAAGCTAACGAACAACATTTGGGTGCTGCTGGAGCTGAAGCTCTCGCCGGGAAGCTCCGACGCAACGCTCAGCTTGAAAACGCGCTCGGTGGAGGTTGGGGCGATCATCTTTGCGGCGTACGAGCAGATTATCCGTTCGCCATAA